The Falco biarmicus isolate bFalBia1 chromosome 14, bFalBia1.pri, whole genome shotgun sequence DNA segment TCTACTGGGACCCCCCCCGTGTGAAGGACTCTGCTGACGGCATCATTAAGAGGTGAGGGCGGAGGTGCTAGGGGCACCACCAGCGAGGGCTGGGGGCCATGCTGGGTGCTCCCTCCCGGGGTCCTGACAGAGAAATCCTTCTGCTGGGTGCAGGGTGATGCTGCGGGGCCCCGAGCCCGGCTCTGAATTCCCCGAAGGAGAGCACGTGATCCGCTACACTGCCCATGACCAGGCGTACAACCGAGCCAGCTGCAAGTTCAGCATCCGTGTCCAAGGTGAAGCAGGCTCcccgggggctgctggctgcctccccccagctctgggctccGCACCCCACGGCTGGGGCCGTGCCCCATGTCCCCCAGCCCTTACTCAGCCTCCCTCTTCCCAGTGAGGCGCTGCCCTGTCCTGAAGCCTCCGCAGAACGGTTACCTCTCCTGCACCTCTGACGGCAACAACTACGGAGCCACCTGCGAGTACCTGTGCGAGGGGGGCTACGAGCGCCAGGGCACCTCCCTGCGCATCTGCCAGTCCACCCAGCAGTGGACTGGCTCCCAGCCCCTTTGTGCGCGTAagtggggcagggcagggggggacctgcctgcagccatgcCCTGCGCTTGGGGAGGATGCCACCTGGCCAGGCaaaggggtggggaaggggtgaTGGGGGGCACAAAATGGCACTTCCCCACACGCACGCCTCTCACCCCAGCCATGCAGATCAACACGGACGTGAACTCAGCTGCCAGCCTACTGGATCAGTTCCATGAGAAACGCCGCCTCCTCGTCATCTCAGCCCCTGACCCTTCTAACCGCTACTACAAGATGCAGATCTCCATGCTGCAGGTGAGAAgtccctcctgccacccccaccTTCCCCTCTCCACCTCCAGCACCCTCTCACCCGCCTCGACCTCCACAGCAAGCTGCCTGTGGGCTGGACCTGCGTCATGTCACCACCGTGGAGCTGGTGGGGCAGCCCCCGCACGAGGTGGGACGCATCCGGGAGCACCAGCTGTCCCTTGGCATCATTGAGGAGCTCAGGTaggggggagagggggctgtcctgcagagccaggtGCCTGTGCAGGGGAACTGAGCATGGGGACATCTCTGGGGATGGCAAAGCATGAGGTTGCAGCTGGGTTGGTGGACAGACCTTTTCTGCTGCACCAGAGGGGCTGGTGCAATGTGAGGACACCCCCAGCAAGCCTGAATACAGCATCACCAGACGCTCCCAGAGCTCACAGCCCCAAGGAATGGATGGGAGTCACCTGAGGAGGACCTGAGCGCTGTTTCATGGGGTGGGCAGGCTCAGCCCTCCATGACAAGCCCCCCAACCCTGACCGTCGgctcccccctgcacccccaggcaGTTCCTGCACCTCACCCGCTCCCACTTCAATGCGGTGCTGCTGGACAAGGCGGGCGCCGACCGCGAGCGCTACATCTCCCCCATCAGCCCTGATGAGCTCTTCGTCTTCATTGACACGTACCTGCTGAGCGAGCGGGAGGCAGCACGGCGGGCACAGAGCGGGGACCCCTGCGAGTGAGACAGTGCCAGGGAGACACCCCCGCTCCGCTGGCCTCAAGGGACGGAcacctttcctttttgcttttctagtcACCCACCGTAGAGGAGGACCAGGGTGCCAAGGGCctcctggggaaggggagccCCTCTTCGGCTGCTCTGGCACAgaggccagcagggccagggacCATGCGCTGGCAGCATCCCTAGTGCCCAGCAGCCGGCTGCAGGGTGGGATGGCTCAGCCCAGCCAGGACCATGGTAGGACCCACCAGAGTGCCTCCGCTCAGaccccagggcagaggggagatgGGCTGCCAGGCGCTgagctgccagagcagagagTGGGAGGTCAGGCAGGACGGGCAGGGAAACAGTGCAACAGCTTCACCCTCCCCTGGGGTAGCTTCACCCCCAGGCACAACCTGCAcccgctccctccccccctGGGGTCAGCCCTGACAGGCAGGCACTCCTGCCAGAAAGCcttcattaaaaagcaaacagcccCACGCTCAGCAAAGCCAGCGTGCAGCGCCCACCGCGGGCTcgccatcccccccccccccccccccccgccacccctTGCTTCACCCTCCACCAGCCATGGGGCACCCTTCCTGGGAACCATTTTAGCCATAGAGTATtaacttgaaataaataaatttgtattaaaaGTCGGTGCTGGCAGAAGGTGTGTGGCAGAGGGTCCCAGGAAAAGGATGCTTCCTGGGGACCACTACCCCCAGGGTGACCCCACACAGCTCCATCCTGGGCCCAcagccagggccaggctgtgcACGGCTGCCCTGGTCCTGGCAGTATCCTGCgggaggagggtggggaagACAAGGAGGGAGCAGACTGTGAAAGAGAAGGGGTATGAGTaagaagaatggaaagaaaacccaactacatttcaaagtattttgcCTGGAGGCGGGAAGAAGGGAGGGTCCACAAGGACTCCAGTTCAGCCTGAAATTTGGTGCAAAGCCtaggacaaaaggaaaaccCTTTAAACGAAGCTAAGCCAAGAAGAGTTTCTGCCCAAGCCTGTTTAGAGAGGGTCAtgtttattaaaggaaaaaaaccacaaccacccAACAAAAAGCCAGCCCACacagggcagccctgccaggccgTGCAGCGAGGGTGGCCcagaagcagcagtgccagcccccagccaagTCCCAGTGCCACAGCCTATGGCCTCAGCTTGGCCATGGTGGAGCGGAGCTGGAGCGTCCCCTCTGCCCACGAGCCTGGGTACTGGCACATCTTCTGCCACAGATTCAGCTCTTCACCCGTGGAGTCCATCCAGTCCACAGCCTGCCCGTTGCTCATGCCTGGGGGAAAGGTTACATATGGGCAGAAGTCACGGCTggagcagcctcctgcctgcagcaaggcagcCCCAAGCAAGGCTGCTTGTCCCCAGGGTTTGATAGGACCCCAGGGCTCCTCACCATTGCCCACCCCCAGACGGACACCCCCGAGAAAGTCATTGCTGGACAGTGGCTCCCTGTCCCAGACCGTCAGCTCCAGGCAGATGTGCTGCAGGTCCTCGGGGTTGATGCCGTTGTAGACAAAGGTGTGGTTGTAATGAGGGTTCAGGGTCTTCTTCACCACAGGCGTCTTCCTCTTGGaggctttggttttgtgtggCAGGAGGTAGCTGGGGGAAGCAGCCCCTTGGGttagctgcctgcagctgccttctgcctcAGGGTctggggcagctcagcaccccagGACCTGGCTTGGAGCCCACCTTCCCCGATATGGCTTGGGCAGGAGGACAACAGTCGGCAAGGGGCTgggtccctgccctgcctcctgaaaagctgctcagcagactgcagcagcctgaggaggggagagggcaAGGACTGGAGCCTGCTTGCCCCCAGCCATGCTGCCCGGTGGCTTGGCGACCTCTGGGAAGATGATTTGATGGCAGCTGGAGTCCTGCCCTGCACACAGCCTCCCGGCTGCAGCCTCTCAACCAGCCAAAGCCTAGGAGAGCACTTGCTGCCAGGAGTATCTTGTCTCTGGGCAGACGGTGACTTTCAGGGCACTAACGCAGGCACCACGGGGCAGCTAGTGGAGAGACCCTTCCCTCCCCAGGTCCCTCGGGCAGCTCTGGCAAGTGCCCTGGGATGCAGCCAAGGACGACAGTGCCTTCGTTGCCCCCCTACCCAGGACCCACACTCACCCCTTGACAAAGCTGTCTGAGGTCCCCCCAGATTTGGCAGCTGTGAGGTTCTTGGCTTCTTTGATCCAGACCTGGAGCTCACCACCTTCCCCTGTTTTGCCTGGGGAAAatccaacacaaaaaaattaatcgACCTTAATTTACACCATCACAAACTTCTGGAAAGGTCCTGCTGAACACCTTCATCACAGAGGCAGGTACAGATCCCCCAGCTAGGTTCTCCTCTTGCCTCCTCCCTCGCTGGCCCTGCCTGCTGAGGCCAGGGCAGGCAATTGCTTGGTGCAGGGCCTGATGGTCCAGCCCCAGGACCAGTGGACCAGCCTGAGGACAGCCAGGTCTGCCCCGacccagagcagccctgcaggcattatggaggagaaggctgcagtGGCGTCACCCAAGAAACCCATCAAGACCCACCTTGCCTTGCCATGAGCAGATCCCACAGGCTACAGAGATCCTGGAGCTCCAGCACTCACCCTTCCTGCCTTTGCCGGCCCCAGGGTGTTTGGAAGATGGGATGTACTTCATGGAGACAACCAGCTCCCCCTTGTACTGGTGGAGACCAGCAGCATCTGCCCCGATCTGCAGAGAGGCAAGACTTTAGAGGTCAAAGCAGACACGGTGATGGCCTGGTCTGCATGCAGACCTCCCCACGCTGGGCCAAAGGGCTTGGCTTCTTCTAGAGGTGGTTTAGCTGGCAAATGCCTACAGACCCTCCCCAGCATCACCACGTCAGAACTCAGACCAGCTCCTTTGGGATCCTACTTTGGCTCAGCCACCTCCCTCACAAAACCCTGTTTAGGGGTTTCCACAAGCTGTGTGAGCCCCAGCAACACCAAGGGCTGAGCCCACAGTACGAGTTAGCCTACAGAACCAGACCtaagggcagcagcagaaagatccTTGCTGCCTGGCtttccagcctgcagcaggatgtCCCAGCCAATTTCCCCCATTTGTTTCCCTGAAGTTGGCTCCAATTCctcccagctggagcagagcgCCATGAAGAGCGGCACTCAGAGCAGTCAAGCAAGCAGAATGAAAATACCTGATGGGGCAGAGACAAGTTCTGCAGTATCACATAGGGGACTTagcaaggaggaagagggaagctGCGCTTGAGGCAGAAGATCTGCCCTTGTTTACTATGACACTACTGCTGTCTGCTTCTGAGGTCTTCACTTCTCCAAAGATTCGATTTGGCACAAGCCTTTTGGCAGTTCTCGGACAAGGTGTGTGCACCCCTCTGCCCACCAAGGGCCACCCCCTCCGGACAGGGCCAGGCAAAGGTGGCTgcgggcagcagggctggggtagCAGGGCCAGCACCTTGCCATGCAGGGGCAGAAACTCCTCCAGGTGGTTCTCGAAGTTCCAGGTGTCCAGTGGGACTTCCACCTCCCCCAGGAACGTGTTGCGGCCAAAGCGATCGTGGTGCCAGACTGAGAACTGCAGTGTCCTCGCAAGCAGGAGGGACTTGTTAATCTCATACtaggaagagaaacaggaaaacccCTGGTGAGCTGGCAGCGGCGGGCAGGGGACAGGCTTAACAGACACCATCAGCCACAGGTCTTGAGCAGGAGAGAAGACAGCTTGGAGGAGCAATGGGTACATGCAGGAGACCGTTCATCTTCCTTTGCAAGCCTGCTTGAAACCTCAAAGTCCTGGGGCAGTGGTGCAGGAGCCTGTGCTCTGAGTGGTCCTCAGAGCCAGGACCAGACTCAGAGCATCCAGCCACCCCACCTCCACCACAAGTGAAGCTCTGCCAGCCCGCTGAGCCTCAGGCGGTCAGAGTGTGAGACCTTGGCAAACCCAGGGCTGTGGGTGCCTGGAAACAAAACCGCAGTTCCCACTTCCCTCCTGCCAGAGAGCGCCTGGCCTCAGCGATGCGCTGCCAGGCTCAGGGACAGAGCCACCCAGTCCCACCACCCCATGGTGGCTGCAGAGGGAACCGTGAAGGGCGGCACCAAGTGCTTCTGCCAGGGACCCAGAACTGCCTtagctcttcctctgcagccatGCCGCCCTCCCTCCCACCACTGCAGCCTGCCTGCGATGGCCCAGGAGCCTCCTCCATGAAAGCTATGTCCAGGGTGAGCAAAAGGGCCCAGCTCTGGGAGATGCCACGGGAGCAAGGAACATGGCCTGTGACACACATGCACCTCTGCAGTTGAGCCTCCACCCCACCACGGCACCCAGGGCTTGACACTGCAGCCACATCAGAGCAGCAACCCAGCCCaggagtgggtttttttccagctttcaggGTGCAGTGTCTGGACACAAGTCCTCTACAGAGCCCCCACCTCGGCGTTTGGAACCCATCCCTCCCCTGGTTTGTtccagcagctttcccagggCCGGCTGTCTGCCCGGCCCCACAGCACAGAGTGCCCATCCcagctgcccctccagcccatCCCCGCTCACCTTCAGCAGCTCATTGTACAGGGGGTTGATGGTGTTGCGTTTGATGGTCGTCTTGCGTTTCCCTTGCCGGGATTTGTCAGGCAGGAGGTAGGTCTTCACGTACCtgaagggagaagcagcagcacttcaccaaggtctccccagagcccacccccagagccccccaggGCAACCCCAGACCTCCTGCCTTGCCAAGACCCCCCTGCTTACTGCTCTCATCTCTGGTGGGCACCCACAACCCAGCTGAGCACCACCAGCCACCACCCCCGCCCAGCTCTCACGGGTTGGAGCGCTTCTTGCCCTCGTCCCCATAGGCCAGCTGACGACACTCCTTCACATGAATGAACAAGGTCTGTGTCTTCTGCTCGTAGCTCAGGGAAAAGGAGATTCCCCCGGTGACCGCGACGTTGCCAAAGTCACCAGCCTCGCTGTAAATGCTGACCATGCTCCCCAGTGTGCTCTGGAAGacacagcagggctgagctgaggcAACATCACTTGATGGTTCCTCTTCATCCTCAGCAAGGCTACTCCCCATGCCTCCTCGGCACTGCCCCTCTCACCCCTCCATGGCTGGGGATGGCTGCCGAGTGCCTTCCACCTACACACAGGCTCCCTGGAAGAGAGCTGGGTCTCTGTGTTTTGATTCCCTTCAAGGGGAGGAAGCCCCCACACCCCAAGCTCTTGCCTGTGGAGCTGCCcaccctgccttcctcccacccAACCTGTCTGCGTTGCCCTTCTCCATCATTTCTTCCTGCAGCACAACCACGTTGCAGGGACTCACCAAGGAGGTGCCACTGCGCATGCTGCCGCGGGCCACCCTCTGGCGATGGATCTCCACCAGATTATCAatatcctcctcttcctcctcctgcaagGAGAGACAAGCCACCTTCATGGGGAGTGGCATGGCACGGCTGgccaggcagccagctctgcgGCATGCTGAGGGTCTCACCAGCTCTGTGTTGAGGCCAGGGACCGACTTGCTCCGGTCCCCCAAAGAGCTGCCTTCCCCCACAAAATCTTCTGGGCGCAGGTCGATCACCGACTTGGTGTAGTCTGCAGGAGAGATGGtgaggcaggaggcagcagcactgtgcaggACTAACAGAGACCTGCTGCTCCCTCAAGCaaggggctgccccagcctctcccaTCCACACCAaaagcccaccgcagcccgggGAGAAGCGgccacccaccccccgccacGTCAGCATCCAAACCCCCCACAACCACGCAGCTCTCACCCGCAGGCCTCACCACCCGCCGGGGATTCTTCTTGAATATCGTTTCGTGCTCGTCCACCaaggcactgctgcagctccccacgGCAGCACCCTGGGGAGGGGAGATCCCTTCAGAGCAGGGCAAGGCTGGGCACCCCACAGGGTCCTGGCCCTGCGCCCCAGGACAGGGCTGAGCCTGCTGGAGCAGCGGCACGCACCCGTCTGTCAGAGAATGCGTTTTTGGAGCGGAGAGGGAGGGtcaggctggaggcagcaggtcCTGCTGGTGCAGCCGCCTGTTTTCCATCTCTGAGAGGGGCAGCTCTCTCCAAGGAGTTACTTCTGCAGAGGATACAGAAACATCTGTCGCAGGCCAAAAGCATGGCTGGAAGAGCAAGCGCCGGCCGGGAAGCGCTATCTCCCCACAAGCTACCTAGAACACCTCAGcctgggaagcagaggagctgcctgCCCAAGGACAGGTTCAGCCCAGCCAGAGGAGCCAGCTCCCCCTCactagactgaaaaaaaaaaccacttcagaTGAAGGTCCTCATCCTTCGCCAGGCCAGTCTTGCCAAGGAAAACCCACACAGGGAGCCCCTCACCTGCCCCCACCACCAGGACTAGGTCTGTAGCCATCCAGGCTCATGTTTTCCATGGATTCTGTGTCGCTTTTGCCATCCCGAGGGTCTGAAGCATCCGGGAACAAACTGCagacaaataaaaccacaggTATGTCCTGTTTGGCAAGGAGGTTGAGCTGAGAAAGAGCTTCTGCGCCACCAATGATTTAAGCAGGGTGACAGCATCTGTCCCGCCCCTACAGCAGATGAGGGCTGGCACCCAGAACAAGGGAGATGGCAGGGATCCTCACCTGGGCCCCTTCTGGGGTGCCGGGGGGCtttgctgctgggctgtgggggaGCTTTTGGGCTCGTTGAGCTGGGCTTTCTGGAGAAGGGTTTGTCCCACGGTCTCTCTTTTGCTGGCTGGAAAGAGAGAGGCATCAGGAGAACCACTGCTCCAAGCCCAGCACctgaggcaggagctgctcccagccaaCTCCATGCTGAGGCACACCTCGGAAAGCTGGAGCATCCCAGAAGGCTGGGCTGCGGGAGAAGGCATCGCTGCAGCACTCCTACCTGCCGACCTGTGCCGCAGGGACAGCCGCACCATGTCACTGCCCAGCCGGTTGGCGAAGCGGTTGACCCTCTGGTCATAGAACCAGTCACCCGTCGTCTTCTTCAGCTcgctgcagagcagggaggcagcGGGGGCAGTCAGGAGCAGTGGGGgctgctccctgtgccccaATGCCATCCTCAgtgctgccaccagccagggACAGCACGGGCACGGGGGGCACGTTTagcagctggctgggcacagCCGATGCACTGGCCCAGCTACGTGCGCAGCAAACACAGGAGCAGGAAGGGTTTTGTAGGACGGGGAGGCTGAGAGGGAGGAAACCTGGTGCGGTTGAAACACAGGCTGAGCAAAGGGCATGGGGGGGATGCCAGAGTCAAgtgaggggggaaaaggagTGGAGTCAGCACAAAGGAGACCCAAGAGTGGGGCACGACCCAGCTCTCCATCACCCAACCATGGGTGCCTGCCACGGGAAGTGTCAGCAGAGACAACTGCCCTGCACTGGACATCAGCTAGGCTAGCAAAGCTTGGCCATGGGATAGCGAGCCAGGGCAACCGGGAagaagaaggggagaggaggagtgTGCCAAAGGTCCCTGTCACTTGCCCCTGGGGTACTCACGCCTCCTTGGTGCAGACTTTGCAGCGCCAGGAGCTGTTGAGGCTGTAGGAACGGCAGTCCTGGCACACCAAGTGGTTGCAGCCCCGGCAGGTGTTGGCCTTGGGGCTGACGCggcccaggctctgctggcagcGGGCACATGTCCGCTCGCTGTAGCGCTGGCTGCCCCGCTTGGCCCCCTTGCGCCGGATCTCCAGCAGCTCGTTCTTCAGGCGCCTGCTCACACCCCAGCACCGTCAGAGCTGCAGCGGgacccccaggctggggctggggctgagccgcCCCCACCCCATCACCTGCACCCTGGCCCCTCCAGCCGCTTGTAGGGCAAAGCGGGGAAACCagcgccctgcccgccccccgccaCGTCCCCACCTGATCCTCCGCTCCTCTGCTTTGCGGAGCTCCTCGTCGCGCTGCAGGACCTGCAGGATCAGATCCCTCTCCGCGTCCGAGAGGAAGGACAGATCCACGGCCTCCGACATCGCTCCGCCCGGCATCGTTCGCCCTGGCCACAAGTAGCCGGGCGCGTCCGTGCTGGGAGCGAGCCAGGCGCTGAGCGCAGCCCCACGGCTCCCCCGGCA contains these protein-coding regions:
- the SRPX2 gene encoding sushi repeat-containing protein SRPX2 — translated: MAQEAAPILLVVLTRLVSSTWHEGSGYYAAESHTNEVYAEEAPPEPALDYRRVPQWCATLNIHRGEATCYSPRGGSYRSSLGTRCELSCARGYRLVGPGAVQCLPSRHWSGMAYCRQIRCHVLPAVLRGSYVCSAGVQMDSRCDYTCLPGYQLEGDRSRICMEDGRWSGSEPICVDMEPPKIRCPDSRERIAEPGKLTATVYWDPPRVKDSADGIIKRVMLRGPEPGSEFPEGEHVIRYTAHDQAYNRASCKFSIRVQVRRCPVLKPPQNGYLSCTSDGNNYGATCEYLCEGGYERQGTSLRICQSTQQWTGSQPLCAPMQINTDVNSAASLLDQFHEKRRLLVISAPDPSNRYYKMQISMLQQAACGLDLRHVTTVELVGQPPHEVGRIREHQLSLGIIEELRQFLHLTRSHFNAVLLDKAGADRERYISPISPDELFVFIDTYLLSEREAARRAQSGDPCE
- the SYTL4 gene encoding synaptotagmin-like protein 4; its protein translation is MPGGAMSEAVDLSFLSDAERDLILQVLQRDEELRKAEERRIRRLKNELLEIRRKGAKRGSQRYSERTCARCQQSLGRVSPKANTCRGCNHLVCQDCRSYSLNSSWRCKVCTKEAELKKTTGDWFYDQRVNRFANRLGSDMVRLSLRHRSAASKRETVGQTLLQKAQLNEPKSSPTAQQQSPPAPQKGPSLFPDASDPRDGKSDTESMENMSLDGYRPSPGGGGRSNSLERAAPLRDGKQAAAPAGPAASSLTLPLRSKNAFSDRRGAAVGSCSSALVDEHETIFKKNPRRVVRPADYTKSVIDLRPEDFVGEGSSLGDRSKSVPGLNTELEEEEEDIDNLVEIHRQRVARGSMRSGTSLSTLGSMVSIYSEAGDFGNVAVTGGISFSLSYEQKTQTLFIHVKECRQLAYGDEGKKRSNPYVKTYLLPDKSRQGKRKTTIKRNTINPLYNELLKYEINKSLLLARTLQFSVWHHDRFGRNTFLGEVEVPLDTWNFENHLEEFLPLHGKIGADAAGLHQYKGELVVSMKYIPSSKHPGAGKGRKGKTGEGGELQVWIKEAKNLTAAKSGGTSDSFVKGYLLPHKTKASKRKTPVVKKTLNPHYNHTFVYNGINPEDLQHICLELTVWDREPLSSNDFLGGVRLGVGNGMSNGQAVDWMDSTGEELNLWQKMCQYPGSWAEGTLQLRSTMAKLRP